In Neisseria brasiliensis, the following proteins share a genomic window:
- a CDS encoding ArsA family ATPase, with amino-acid sequence MDTLLQQAAATPLLFVGGKGGVGKTTHAAALATRLAESGKKVLLVSTDPAHSLGDVLQYTLSGTIRPLTDNLAALELNPHQIADKHYAQVSELLAGYTKPELVEKMRQHIEAAKSSPGAEEAAILEALCKYITHHKIMGYEHVVFDTAPTGHTLRLLELPQMMAAWTDALLSQQGRQQKLRDAALPFWQKTQRENTLLSESRNQRWDKALETLEKRRQLFADAGQLLADPAYTSIILVMTPEMLPLAETHRALAQLHHFKLPCSHIIVNQIMPQSQADNDFWQQRYQRQQDILQQIRRDFSQVNLHHYALQSNDVRGLEALSAFGSNGRMSEERL; translated from the coding sequence ATGGATACATTATTGCAACAAGCGGCGGCAACGCCGCTTTTATTTGTCGGCGGCAAGGGCGGGGTTGGCAAAACCACCCATGCCGCTGCTTTGGCCACACGCTTGGCAGAAAGCGGCAAAAAAGTGCTGCTGGTTTCCACGGATCCCGCGCACAGCTTGGGCGATGTGCTGCAATACACGCTCTCGGGCACCATCCGCCCGTTGACCGACAATTTGGCAGCGCTGGAACTCAACCCACACCAAATTGCCGACAAGCATTATGCCCAAGTCAGCGAATTGTTGGCGGGCTACACCAAGCCCGAGCTGGTTGAGAAAATGCGCCAACATATTGAAGCCGCCAAAAGCTCGCCCGGTGCGGAAGAAGCCGCGATTCTCGAAGCCTTGTGCAAATACATCACCCATCACAAAATCATGGGCTATGAACACGTTGTGTTCGATACCGCCCCTACCGGCCACACTCTGCGTCTGCTCGAATTGCCGCAAATGATGGCCGCGTGGACGGATGCTTTGTTGTCACAACAAGGGCGGCAGCAAAAACTGCGCGATGCCGCTTTACCGTTTTGGCAGAAAACTCAGCGGGAAAACACCCTACTGAGCGAATCGCGCAACCAACGCTGGGACAAAGCCCTCGAAACCTTGGAAAAGCGCCGCCAATTGTTTGCCGATGCCGGCCAGTTGCTCGCCGACCCTGCTTATACGTCCATCATTTTGGTGATGACTCCCGAAATGCTGCCACTGGCCGAAACCCACCGCGCATTGGCGCAACTGCATCATTTTAAATTGCCGTGCAGCCACATCATCGTCAACCAAATCATGCCGCAATCGCAAGCCGACAATGATTTCTGGCAGCAACGCTACCAGCGGCAGCAAGACATCTTGCAACAAATCCGCCGCGATTTCAGCCAAGTCAACCTGCATCATTACGCCTTGCAATCAAACGATGTTCGCGGGCTGGAAGCCTTATCTGCATTTGGTAGCAATGGGCGCATGAGTGAAGAGCGTTTATAA